A genomic segment from Bufo bufo chromosome 8, aBufBuf1.1, whole genome shotgun sequence encodes:
- the LOC121009588 gene encoding myosin-4-like — MGDGEMACFGEAAQYLRKPEKERLEAQNKPFDAKNTCFVDDTKELYVKGLITAREDGKVTVKTDDGRTVTVKDGQVYPQNPPKFDKIEDMAMLTHLNEASVLYNLKERYAAWMIYTYSGLFCATVNPYKWLPVYNEAVVAGYRGKKRMEAPPHIFSISDNAYQFMLTDRENQSVLITGESGAGKTVNTKRVIQYFASIAAVGDSGKKKEPTNQLKGTLEDQIIQANPLLEAFGNAKTVRNDNSSRFGKFIRIHFGTTGKLSSADIETYLLEKSRVTFQLSAERCYHIFYQILTNKKPELVEMTLLTTNPYDYHWISQGEIAVKSIDDEEELIATDTAIDILGFTQEEKNGIYKMTGAIMHSGNMKFKQKQREEQAEPDCSEVADKVGYLMGLNSADLLKGLCYPRVKVGNEFVTKGQTVQQVYNSVGALSKSVYEKLFLWMVTRINQQLDTKQPRQFFIGVLDIAGFEIFDFNTLEQLCINFTNEKLQQFFNHHMFVLEQEEYKKEGIDWEFIDFGMDLAACIELIEKPMGIFSILEEECMFPKATDTSFKNKLYEQHLGKCKNFEKPKPGKGKAEAHFSLVHYAGTVDYNISGWLDKNKDPLNESVLQLYQKSSVKLLSFLYSSYNNTDDAGSGGKGGKKKKGSSFQTVSALFRENLNKLMTNLRSTHPHFVRCLIPNETKTPGIMDNHLLIHQLRCNGVLEGIRICRKGFPSRILYADFKQRYKVLNASAIPDGQFIDSKKGAEKLLGSIDVDHTQYKFGHTKVFFKAGLLGTLEEMRDEKLAQLITRTQALCRGFLMRVEFKKMMDRREALFTIQYNVRSFMNVKHWPWMKLYFKIKPLLKSAETEKEMANMKEEFEKTKEALAKAEARRKELEEKLVVLVQEKNDLVLQVQSESETLVDAEERCEGLIKNKIQLESKIKELNERLEDEEESNAELTAKKRKLEDECSELKKDIDDLELTLAKVEKEKHATENKVKNLTEELAALDENISKVTKEKKALQEAHQQTLDDLQAEEDKVSSLTKAKTKLEQQVDDLEGSLEQEKKLRLDLERSKRKLEGDFKLSQETVMDLENDKQQTEEKLKKKDFEVSQLQGKIEDEQSLSSQLQKKIKELQARIEELEEEIEAERAARARVEKQRSDLSRELEEISERLEEAGGATSVQIELNKKREAEFQKLRRDLEEATLQHEATAAALRKKHADSVAELGEQIDNLQRVKQKLEKEKSELKMEVDDLASNLESVSKSKANLEKINRVVEDQLSEVKTKDDEHQRMINDLTAQRARFQTENGELSRQLEEKEALISQLTRGKQGFTQQVEELKRQLEEETKAKNALAHALQSARHDNDLLREQYEEEQEAKAEFQRSLSKANGEVAQWRTKYETDAIQRTEELEEAKKKLAQRLQDAEEQVEAVNSKCGSLEKTKQRLQSEVEDLMVDVERANSAAAALDKKQRNFDKVLVEWKQKYEEGQAELEAAQKEARSLSTEIFKMKNAYEEALEQVETLRRENKNLQQEISDLTEQIGETGKSINELEKAKKQIEQEKSDLQAALEEAEGSLEHEEAKILRVQLELNQVKSEVDRKIAEKDEEIDQLKRNSQRAIDTMQSTLDSEIRSRNDALRLKKKMEGDLNELEIQLSHANRQAAEAQKQLRNVQAQLKDAQLHLDDALRGEEDLKEQVAVIERRNNLQQAEIEESRAALEQTERSRKIAEQELLDASERLQLFHSQNTSLINSKKKLEGDVAQLQNEAEEAVQESRNAEEKAKKAITDAALMAEELKKEQDTSAHLERMKKNLEQTVKDLQHRLDEAEQLALKGGKKQLQKLEARVHELENELDNEQKRGVEAVKGVRKYERRLKELTYQTEEDRKNTLRLQDLVDKLQLKVKAYKRQAEESEEQANSHLSRFRKVQHELEEAEERADIAESQVNKLRAKSRDIGGKKESEE; from the exons ACCTACTCTGGGCTTTTCTGCGCTACTGTCAACCCTTACAAGTGGCTACCAGTATACAATGAAGCGGTGGTAGCTGGCTACAGAGGCAAGAAGCGTATGGAAGCCCCACCACACATCTTCTCCATCTCTGATAATGCCTATCAGTTCATGTTAACAG ATCGTGAAAATCAGTCTGTCCTGATTAC TGGAGAATCTGGTGCTGGAAAGACTGTAAACACCAAGCGTGTCATCCAGTACTTTGCATCAATTGCAGCTGTTGGAGATTCTGGAAAGAAGAAGGAACCTACCAACCAATTGAAG GGAACTCTGGAGGATCAAATTATCCAAGCTAACCCTCTGCTGGAAGCCTTCGGTAATGCCAAGACCGTGAGAAATGATAACTCCTCTCGTTTT GGTAAATTTATCAGAATCCATTTTGGAACCACTGGAAAATTGTCTTCTGCTGATATTGAAACAT ATCTGCTGGAAAAGTCAAGAGTAACATTCCAGCTTTCAGCTGAGAGATGCTACCACATCTTCTACCAGATCTTGACAAACAAGAAACCAGAGCTTGTCG AGATGACTCTTCTTACCACCAACCCATATGACTATCATTGGATCAGCCAGGGTGAAATCGCTGTGAAGAGtattgatgatgaggaggagttgATAGCCACAGAT ACCGCTATTGACATCCTGGGATTCACTCAAGAAGAGAAGAATGGCATCTACAAAATGACTGGTGCTATCATGCACAGTGGTAACATGAAATTCAAGCAGAAGCAGAGGGAGGAACAGGCTGAGCCAGATTGCAGTGAAG TTGCTGACAAAGTTGGATACTTGATGGGCTTGAACTCTGCTGACTTGTTAAAGGGTTTGTGCTACCCAAGAGTAAAAGTCGGTAATGAATTTGTCACCAAGGGACAGACCGTGCAACAG GTATACAACTCTGTCGGTGCCCTCAGCAAGTCCGTCTATGAGAAACTGTTCTTGTGGATGGTCACTCGTATCAATCAACAGCTGGACACCAAGCAGCCCAGACAATTCTTCATTGGTGTGCTGGATATTGCTGGTTTTGAGATCTTTGAT TTCAACACCTTGGAGCAGCTTTGCATCAACTTCACTAATGAGAAGCTGCAGCAGTTCTTCAACCACCACATGTTCGTCCTGGAACAGGAGGAATACAAGAAGGAAGGCATTGACTGGGAGTTCATTGACTTTGGTATGGACTTGGCTGCCTGCATTGAGCTCATTGAGAAG CCCATGGGCATTTTCTCCATCCTTGAAGAGGAGTGCATGTTCCCCAAGGCCACTGACACATCCTTCAAGAATAAGCTTTATGAACAGCATCTTGGCAAGTGCAAGAACTTTGAGAAACCTAAGCCTGGCAAAGGAAAGGCTGAAGCTCATTTCTCTCTGGTGCATTATGCTGGTACTGTGGATTACAACATCAGTGGCTGGCTTGATAAGAATAAGGATCCACTGAACGAATCCGTCCTTCAACTGTACCAGAAGTCTTCTGTCAAACTGCTGTCTTTCTTGTATTCCAGCTACAATAACACTGATG ATGCAGGCAGTGGTGGCAAAGGTGGCAAGAAGAAGAAGGGATCCTCCTTCCAGACTGTGTCTGCTCTCTTCAGG GAAAACTTGAACAAGCTGATGACCAACTTGAGAAGCACCCATCCTCACTTTGTGCGTTGTCTGATCCCTAACGAGACCAAGACTCCAg GTATCATGGATAACCACTTGCTCATCCACCAGCTGAGATGTAACGGTGTATTGGAAGGTATCAGAATTTGCAGAAAGGGATTCCCAAGCAGAATCCTTTATGCTGACTTTAAACAACG ATACAAGGTACTGAATGCCAGTGCAATTCCTGACGGGCAGTTTATTGACAGCAAGAAGGGAGCTGAGAAACTCTTGGGCTCAATTGATGTTGATCACACTCAATACAAATTTGGACACACTAAG GTGTTCTTCAAAGCTGGTCTCCTGGGTACCCTGGAAGagatgagagatgaaaagttggcACAACTGATTACTCGCACTCAAGCTCTTTGCAGAGGTTTCCTGATGAGAGTTGAGTTTAAGAAAATGATGGACAGGAG GGAGGCCTTATTTACAATTCAGTACAATGTCAGATCCTTCATGAATGTCAAACACTGGCCATGGATGAAGCTGTACTTCAAGATTAAGCCTCTTCTGAAGAGTGCTGAGACAGAAAAGGAGATGGCAAACATGAAGGAAGAGTTTGAGAAGACAAAAGAAGCTCTGGCAAAGGCAGAAGCCAGAAGGAAGGAGCTAGAAGAAAAACTGGTTGTCCTTGTCCAAGAAAAGAATGACTTGGTTCTCCAAGTCCAATCG GAGTCAGAGACTCttgttgatgctgaggaaagatgTGAAGGCCTCATCAAGAATAAGATCCAGTTGGAGTCAAAGATTAAGGAGCTCAATGAAAGACTTGAAGATGAAGAAGAAAGCAATGCTGAGCTGACTGCCAAAAAGAGGAAACTAGAGGATGAGTGCTCTGAGCTGAAGAAGGACATTGATGACTTGGAACTTACTCTGGCTAAAGTTGAAAAGGAAAAACATGCCACAGAAAACAAG GTTAAAAATCTTACTGAAGAATTGGCAGCTCTTGATGAAAATATCTCCAAAGTCACCAAGGAGAAGAAGGCTCTTCAAGAAGCTCACCAACAAACTCTTGATGACCTTCAGGCTGAGGAGGACAAAGTCAGCTCTTTGACTAAAGCCAAGACAAAGCTGGAACAGCAAGTAGATGAT CTGGAAGGTTCTCTTGAACAAGAGAAGAAACTTCGTCTTGACCTTGAAAGATCTAAGAGAAAGCTTGAAGGTGACTTCAAACTGTCTCAGGAAACAGTTATGGATCTTGAAAATGACAAACAACAAACTGAGGAAAAACTTAAAAA GAAAGACTTTGAAGTTAGCCAGCTGCAAGGAAAGATAGAGGATGAGCAATCCCTGTCATCACAACTGCAGAAGAAGATCAAGGAACTGCAG GCTCGTATTGAAGAACTTGAAGAAGAAATTGAAGCTGAACGTGCAGCTCGTGCCAGAGTTGAAAAGCAGAGATCTGATCTTTCTAGAGAACTTGAAGAGATCAGTGAAAGACTTGAAGAAGCTGGAGGTGCAACATCTGTCCAAATTGAGTTGAATAAGAAGCGTGAAGCCGAGTTCCAGAAACTGAGACGTGATCTGGAAGAAGCCACCCTTCAACACGAAGCTACAGCTGCTGCCCTGCGCAAGAAGCATGCCGACAGTGTTGCTGAACTTGGTGAACAGATTGACAACCTGCAGCGTGTGAAGCAGAAACTAGAGAAAGAAAAGAGTGAACTGAAAATGGAAGTTGATGATCTTGCCAGCAACCTGGAAAGCGTCTCTAAATCTAAG gccaACCTTGAGAAGATCAACCGTGTAGTTGAGGACCAACTCAGTGAAGTGAAGACTAAGGATGATGAGCATCAACGTATGATTAATGACCTCACAGCTCAAAGAGCACGTTTCCAGACAGAGAATG GTGAGCTGTCTCGCCAACTGGAGGAGAAGGAAGCTCTGATTTCTCagctcaccagaggaaagcagggaTTCACCCAGCAGGTAGAGGAACTGAAGAGACAACTTGAGGAGGAAACAAAG GCTAAGAACGCCCTTGCCCATGCTCTTCAATCTGCCCGCCACGATAATGACTTGCTCCGTGAGCAATATGAAGAGGAACAAGAAGCCAAGGCTGAATTCCAGCGTTCTTTGTCCAAAGCTAATGGTGAAGTTGCCCAGTGGAGGACCAAATATGAAACTGAtgccattcaacgtacagaagagCTGGAAGAGGCCAA GAAGAAGCTGGCTCAGCGTCTACAGGATGCTGAGGAGCAGGTAGAGGCTGTGAACTCCAAATGTGGCTCCTTGGAAAAGacaaagcagaggctgcagtccGAAGTGGAGGACCTTATGGTTGATGTGGAGAGAGCAAATAGTGCAGCAGCTGCTCTTGACAAGAAGCAGAGGAACTTTGATAAG GTCCTGGTTGAGTGGAAACAAAAGTATGAAGAGGGACAGGCTGAGCTTGAAGCTGCTCAGAAAGAAGCCCGCAGCTTGAGCACTGAAATCTTCAAGATGAAGAATGCTTATGAAGAGGCCTTGGAACAAGTTGAGACCTTGAGACGTGAAAACAAGAACTTGCAAC aggAGATCTCCGATCTGACTGAACAGATTGGTGAGACTGGCAAATCTATTAATGAGTTAGAAAAAGCCAAGAAACAGATTGAGCAGGAAAAGAGCGATCTGCAGGCTGCTCTGGAGGAAGCTGAG GGATCTTTGGAACACGAAGAAGCCAAGATCCTGCGTGTCCAACTGGAGCTTAACCAGGTTAAATCGGAAGTGGACAGGAAGATTGCTGAGAAAGATGAGGAAATTGATCAGCTGAAGAGAAACAGCCAGAGGGCTATTGACACCATGCAGAGCACATTGGACTCTGAAATCAGAAGCAGAAATGATGCTCTGAGACTGAAGAAGAAGATGGAGGGAGACTTGAATGAACTTGAGATCCAACTCAGCCATGCCAACCGCCAGGCTGCAGAGGCACAGAAACAACTCAGAAACGTGCAAGCACAACTGAAG GATGCTCAGTTGCACCTGGATGATGCCCTGAGAGGAGAGGAGGATCTGAAGGAACAGGTTGCCGTCATTGAACGTAGAAACAATCTGCAACAGGCTGAAATTGAGGAGTCCAGGGCTGCTCTGGAACAGACTGAGAGATCTCGCAAGATTGCAGAACAGGAACTTTTGGATGCCAGTGAACGTCTTCAACTGTTCCACTCACAG AACACCAGCCTTATCAACAGCAAGAAGAAACTTGAAGGGGACGTTGCTCAGCTGCAGAATGAAGCTGAGGAAGCTGTTCAGGAATCAAGAAATGCTGAAGAGAAAGCCAAGAAGGCCATCACTGAT gctgcTCTGATGGCAGAAGAGTTAAAGAAAGAGCAGGACACTAGTGCTCACCTGGAAAGAATGAAGAAGAACCTTGAACAGACAGTGAAGGACCTGCAACATCGTCTGGATGAAGCTGAACAACTGGCACTGAAGGGAGGCAAGAAGCAGCTCCAGAAACTGGAAGCCAGG GTCCATGAGCTGGAAAATGAGCTGGACAATGAACAGAAACGTGGAGTTGAAGCAGTGAAAGGTGTTCGTAAATATGAGAGGAGACTGAAGGAACTAACCTACCAG ACTGAAGAAGACAGGAAGAACACCTTAAGACTTCAAGATCTGGTTGATAAACTGCAGCTGAAGGTTAAGGCCTACAAGAGACAGGCTGAGGAATCT GAGGAACAAGCCAACAGCCACTTGAGCCGCTTCAGGAAGGTTCAGCATGAGCTTGAAGAAGCTGAGGAGAGAGCAGACATTGCTGAATCTCAAGTGAACAAGCTGAGGGCCAAGAGCCGTGACATTGGTGGAAAG aAGGAAAGTGAAGAGTAA